AAGGGGTTATTCATTTTCAAGCTGGTATCAACAATACCATTATACAAAAAATGTGTCGAGTGGGACGCAAATGAAGGCAAGTTGCCACAAGCAGTATTAACCCAACCAAAACCAAAACGACTGTGAACTCACTGCCCTTGGGTACTATTACTCGTAATGAACTGATCCAAGACAGTTAATAGTGGCAAAGCATCATCATCCAGAGTGGCGACATCAAACATTCAAAGTGCATAACCCACAGGACATCAAAACTTCGACAGGCAAAATCTTCCAGATTCATACACGCTAAACCACAAAACACGGGGGGAGAGAGCCTATCCCTGATCACATGAACAGATTGGGCCTTGTCGCCTTGTAGGTTGTCTTGAGCTTCCTGGTGGGTGGCCTCACCTTCTGGTAGACCAGCGGGAACTTGATCTCAGCATTGTGGAACTGCTTGGTGTTCTCTCTCTTGCATAGCTTGAAGTGGACAGTGGCCGTCTTGATGATCTGGATGCAGGGGGACCTCACACGGTGACGTGAGGCCATCTCAGTGTACATCTGGTCAACGGCGCCGTTCAGGGTGGTGTCACGGTACTCCTTGTACATGTTGTGGTAGCCGGTTCTGCTCTGGTAACGGAGCCAGATGCCGAAGTTCTTGATGGTGGTTGGGTTCTTCTCAAAGATCTGAGAGATGTACAACAACACAATTAGAAGTAGAAAGGACAACAAAATGCAACCATGTATATACTGAGAAAACATCATGAAGAAAAAGCTCAGTGCGGCTTTAAACACTTCCAGGTTTTATATTCTGCACATAGCATGAATACAAAACATGATGATACCGAAGTTCGACAATACACCAGATAAGAAAGCTTAACTTGTTTCTACATCGAGAATAGTTGGGTAACTAACTCATTATGCTGCAACTACATGGATTAGATTATTAGGCTATGTGAGACAAGCAACAAACTACAGAACAAACTAAATAAGTTGGCTTCAGCCAGGTAAAATTTAGAGAGCAATTATATAAAACAACTAATTATCCTTGGATAGAAGTAAACGAAGTACTTATACAAGATAACTGGATAGTCCTTACACAAGCATGACTAAAAATGGTAAGACTTTGAAAGAGAACCAACAAGCTTTTGAGTTTTAGCATTCCTCTGAGAAGAGACAGCTATAACAAAATTTCAATACAGACTGACAATGGAGCTTTTTATATTAAAAACATTACTTAACAAAGAACAAACATACACAAAGTAACATAGCATATGAATGAGGACATAAATGATGCTTCTCCCATTGCTTGTACATTAATGCAGGGTGCCCTATACAACAAGCTACTTAATTCAAAAGGTATAACATTACATGATAGGAAGGAATGGGACATAACATTATAACCTCGAAATGGCTCATTCAACTTATACTTGCACCAGAAGAAAGGCTCACCTCATCCTTAATAAATCAAACAAACAAGAACAGCAACTACGTGATAGTAATTAATTACGGGGCAAACTATAGCTGCACAATATACCCTGTTTCAGTAAAATAACAGGGCAAAGTAGGTACTAATCCTAAGCATGCAAATTAGTATGAGTGGATGAGACCCAATATACATGATATAACTCAAGAGGAACTAAAGACAGTGCGACACGCTAAACCATTAATCAGCAGAAATCGCACAAACAATACCAATCTATCCAGTTAGTTCACACCAAATCTCTCCATGTTACCTCGAGCATACTCAACAAAAGTAAGATCTATTGCGATGCTGGCTTTAATCCGAACAAACATACATAAGGTTACATCAGTGGCGAACAAGTGGTACCTCGTTGATGGCGAGCATCTGCCCATTGGCCTTCTTCACCTTCTTCAGCTTCCTGAGGAAGTACCTGCGCACAAACAAAACCAGATAGAACCATCAGCAAACGCTCGCGGCCTCCGTACGAGCGCGCGAAGATGGACATGACTCTGCAACTGCAGTTCGGGAGGGGACTGACCAGAACTTGGACTTGGCGCGGACCTCGTTGGTGGCCCAGAGCTTCATGCGGTAGATCTTGGGCTGCTCAACGCCGGGAGTCGGCAGGGCGCGACCCACCACCTGGTACTGATGGAACTGCGCGCACGACACAAATGAACGAACATAGAAAGAAACGCGGAGATCAGCGATAGACGGGAGGATCGCGGGCGCggctgatcagtaggaggaggagtACGGCGGCGCGGGGAGGAAGCTTACCCTGTGGGCGACCATTCTGGCGAGCTCTCGAGAACGGAGGCGGAGGAGAGCTAAGCCTGAGGAGGAGATGGCGGCCGacgagggaggaggcggaggcggacgcgcaGGAGTGTTTATGTGCGAGGGAGGAGGAACCCTAATGGGCCGTGCTTTATGGGCTTTGTCTACCACTCAGATACTAGTCTGATTCATCGGTACTCGGTGGACCGCACGAATTAGGGGCCTTCTCGCTTAGTTGCTGGGCCGTACATGGGTTTTTGTTTACTACATGGGTCGGGAGGGAGTAGTTTCTGTTCCCATGTATTTTTtttaattctcaaaaaaaaatgtattttatTTTTTTACCCCTAAAAAATGTACTCCCTTTGATCGATATTTGTTACTCCCACCGATCCGAAAAAAGTATTCAGATGGTTATACAAATATGTTTTACAAATAATCCTTTTGAAAATCAGAAAAATCGTCAGCATTGGCAGTGTCTACATCTCGATCTGTACTTGTGGCTAGCACTAGAGGCGAGCCTTGGAGATGGGCGCCGGAGGACAGCCAACCGAAAATGGGGCTGGAGCAAAAGTACCGGTCGGAGGAGGGAACCACACAACGTCGCTTGCCGGGATCTTGGGCATCTAGGGTTGCCGTGAGGGCGGAGTTTTTCAGGGGTTTTGTGCCTTGGAATCGGTAGAGGGAAGGAGCTTGTGTTGGGGCGGTGGTTCTGGCGGTGAGGCGAGAGGAGCACGGCGGCAAGGCGCGGGGAGCACGGCGGAGGAGTAGAGAGAGAGTGCGCAACAGAGAGATCGAGCATAGGGAGGAGCGAGCGGACAAGGCCACGAAGACGAGTGTGGAGCTCGGGTTGATACAAAAGAAACCCAGAGGGTGTTTTGGAAAAATGTGTTGCCCGACTCTTTTTCGGATAGAAGGGAGTAATGTAGATATATCTACACACATTTTAGTTAAATATACGTCCATATTAGTGATAAGTAATATGGATTAGGCATAGTATTTTGTGTTACCACTATAAAGAGTTAGACCTACTCAAACGTTCCAGGGCTAGCGAGTAGCAACATGCACGGAGAGAAAGAAAAGGGAGATCTCCCCATTCATTCCTGGTTTTCTTATAGCTAGATTTTCCAGAACCACAAGACTATTTAGAATGGGATTTAAACTCAGCATTTTTTGTTTTGAGATATTGAAAATAGTTGCGCTTTGGAGATCACGATACGATACGATAAAGGTTATAAACTGTGTTGGTGTTGGGCCTGATGACTGGGTTGCAGCAGGTACTTATGGACAAAGGAGTTTTGCTCACTCAGGCTGCCAGTATGGGCTGAAAACTGGATCGCCACATTTGAATGTCACTCTGTTGGTCCCTGGCCCTGGGTTCATCGGTGCGGCTTCAAAGTGTTCCTTTTCGGCCGGTATTCTCTTTCATATAGTGGGTGGTAAAGGCCATTTTGAACGAGGTCACTCATTTGGTCCGCGCATGTTTGAATGGGTGTCCACGGACAAAAAATGCGGCCCAACCGTGAATGCAAAATCAGTTAtagattttttttctcaaaaaaaaggtatagattttttttttgtccaTGGGGATCCAAAGCCAGCCCGGACGGGCTTTGCCTGGATATGGACGCAGCGTGGAGGCCGCTCGTATTCGCATATGTCCGTCCATGTCATACCAGTCATAGGGGAAGCATTTTTTAATTAACATTAAATAAACATTACATTTTCTAAAACTAGCCTAGGACTTCGTCGTCTTTATAGCCGAGGATTTCACTGAACGGCGCCTATCCGCGTGCGTGAGGATTCGACTCCAACTTCAGCTGGATGGCACGACATCGTTGGCACTCTCGTGGGCGGCCTTCCTCCTCGCCTGCCTAGCGGCGCGCGCTCCACCCCCAAATACGTTGCGCCTCCATCCTATGTGCATCCACACTCTCCGCGTACTTCTTTATGCGTGCGGCGGCACGTACGCTGGTCTCGGTGTCCTGACGTGCATGGAGCCGGGCTATTTTGTCGGTTGTGCCTTGCCTATTCCCACACGCTGGTGAGTTGCACGACACTCCCGGCCATCTGGAGCATCCGTCCCCAATGCCTATGGCTCATCGCTCGTGGCACAGCGTCTGCAATCGACGCGTCCCGTCAAGCCTGCCATGGGCTGCCCAAGAAGATGAGTCCACCGTGGCGCCCCAAATGGGTGGCCACATTGGGTGGTACGTGCGACTCAAACTGACATGTAGATATTGATGTGCCCCTCtttgtgtaatatcccagtattcgaGATGATtgcggggtagattttagaaagggatgtgcattgcatcgtaaaatttggggaaatttcgcgctttattaAAAAAATGCATCTTAGGGGGAACAAGTTTCACTCTCGACaccagatagggttagggtttcgagagtgcgataaacttgaacCTATCTAGTCATcacttagggttttcgagaagagaggggaacaattcttttctcaacttaagttgcatgattgaattcaaacaagttatgGTTGAATATCAAATTCAAATATCAATTAAGTATTTATAATTCAAATatggataattcaataaacaattgaatAAATAAGAATATAAAATAATAGAACATATATTTAAAGCTCCTTAGAGAAaatcttgagctttattgattaacacacataatacactgtcatttacaatatccaaattgaattataaatattacaactCATTACagaaataaatgaataaaaaataaaataaaagaattaCAAGTATTAACATAATCCTAAACTAGACAAGTAAATCTTCATGATTTGCTTGATCAACACTTGATCAATCTTCATTTGATCATCCAAATCATCCctgcaaaacaaaaacaacaaaaagaaacaaagattaggccaa
This is a stretch of genomic DNA from Lolium rigidum isolate FL_2022 unplaced genomic scaffold, APGP_CSIRO_Lrig_0.1 contig_70189_1, whole genome shotgun sequence. It encodes these proteins:
- the LOC124682185 gene encoding 60S ribosomal protein L18a-like, with protein sequence MVAHRFHQYQVVGRALPTPGVEQPKIYRMKLWATNEVRAKSKFWYFLRKLKKVKKANGQMLAINEIFEKNPTTIKNFGIWLRYQSRTGYHNMYKEYRDTTLNGAVDQMYTEMASRHRVRSPCIQIIKTATVHFKLCKRENTKQFHNAEIKFPLVYQKVRPPTRKLKTTYKATRPNLFM